The Nicotiana tabacum cultivar K326 chromosome 5, ASM71507v2, whole genome shotgun sequence sequence ATTCCCTAAAAACGCGCTAAAATTAAGGAGATAATCTTGGTGTTAATTGATTCTacattaaatttaatttttaaaaaggaaaaggagATTTCTCATCTGCGTATTTTTCTCCAGAACTACAATTCAAATTCTCGAAAAAAAAAGAACGAACAATTCAAATTTTCGAGTTTCAACAACTCAAAGTTGAAAAAATCtgttcttccatatattttccaccattgatagccattaaaaagcttgaaagctttgaattcaaatttgggttttcaaaaatcattatttgtttggattgggtgttgttgtaaataattcggaatatgtttaggagtttatatctcaattttgaggggttttggtgaagattagacttggttttgactgaatttcagattgaaactcgaagaagaagaagaagacatatttccagaaattgtagataaattgtagaattgtagataaattgtagattgggaagactaaaacttctacaaatcttctacaattatgtcgaaaatgtcaattatgctacaattgaaatgagaattgggatattaaaattcaatgtatccagtttgtagatatcttgtagataaattgtagattatttgtattctgattatagatgcattgttttctgtttttacaaatccaaaacgactaaagcttctacaaaatcttctgcaaaaaatagtctacaatttatctacaatttttctaatttttcaacaatttatctacaatttctacaaaattactatatttatactacaattaaactacaatcttATGTGAAAAAAAATATTGACAATAAAATTTGCTCTTCATCTACAAAAATCGTCACCGTTTATTGGATTGGTACATTGAACTTTTCCGACTCCGGCAACTTTTCTGTCAATCGGACGACTACCTACAAGTCTACCACAAGCAACACACCTTCTGAAATCTCCAATAGCGATGGTAAAAAGGAGCAGCGACGGTAGTGCTGACCATGTACTCTTCGATATTTTTTCCGGTAATTGAAGAATCACCCACAAGTGTGCTATGTACAGCTATCAAATCAACACAGCTTGCGTCAACTTATGCTGGCAAAATAGCTTCATTTAGCTACTACAATTTTAGCAATCATTACATGAATTAATAGGTAAAATGAGATTCATCACCTAGCCAACAACTTATTTAGTATactttttttatgtttataaaaatggattaaaaaacaaaacaaagtaGAATAAGAAAGAAACGAGAAATAGAAacggagaagaaaaagaaatgagagGGGGAAAACGGGCCGGTCAGATCTTAGTAATTAAGGGGAGAGAGAAACGTGAGATATATGAacacctttaattaaggagtaagAAACTACCAATTAATTATACCTCTAAATTAATTATggtatataaataataatttggTATGCTGAAATATAATAAACACAAACCTTAAACGTTGAGCATAAAAATCCTAAATAAAATTATCTTTTCAACAATTTCTATTACTATTACTGTCCCATTTTTCTTCTCTTCACTTCTTTCATTTGTAGTCTTCTTTGGCTTTGCCTCTTTGCCTTAGCTTATTCCCACAGCTCTCAACCTTTAATGGCATAAATTCATCTCCTCAAAACTCCATTCGCATATTAAACTCTTCATTGTGATCTgttcttttctatattttctttctGACCAGTTTTTTCTACTGGCAAATAATATTTAGCTTCTCTACTTCCATCACTTTTCAACCTTTAACACTTCACAATATTAACCCATCTGAATATTGTTGttcctttgtttttttaattGGTTTTATGAGATTTTCAAAAATGGTTTTTGGTTAAAGATGCAAATAGTGGCTGATTCTTGAAAAATCCGCTTCTTTAGGTATGTTTCAATCTGTTTTAATTCCAAAAACATCAGAAACAATAGCTTAATGATAGATTCTTTATGGGTTAGtctaaagattcaatctttatgaTATAGTTTGAGTTTTAATGTAAAGCTGCCAtgtgttttttttctctctcttgtgTTGTTGATGTTCTTGATTTGCTTCTTAATGATATGGTATgttgtgtttttttcttttttaattgcctAATGAATGTTAGATATTTGAGTTCGTTTtttcttggggggggggggtgcatATTTGGTCAAGAATCTTTTTACCCCACTTGATTTAGTTTGTTTAAGCTCTAGTGTTTGAATAATTTATGAAGGATTCATGTTTCATTTGAATCATTCTCTTTATTTAAGTTTTGCTTGTTTGTGGAAAAACTTCAGTTATTTAAGTTTTACATCACACTGTGgaggtgcggcccttccccgaaACTTGCGTGAATGCAGCATGCTTTGTGCATCGTGCTGCCTTTTTTTTTTCCGATTtcaatttggagttttgaggatacaCTTTCATCAAAGATAAAGTTTTTCTCTTTACTGTTCATATTGATGTATGATATCCAGTGGGATTCTCTTTCTCAGAACTGTTTTCATGAGTTGAAGTATAATCCTTCTCATATATTGGTCCTTTAAGATTGTGTGGTTCTGTCTAATCCGCTCTTTTCGTGTATTTCataggattttttttttggagtgCTACATGCTATTTTAAGGCCTCTGAGCTTTAGATTTGTAGAAGAAGTCTTCAGGTGCAGAATTTCCAGCTTTGAACAATGGGCAGAGGAAGAGGAAAGGCAAAGAAGCAATCTGTTCGTGACGATATTGGAAGTGGTGAAGAAGAGAAGATACCAGTGCGGAGAAGGGGAAGACCACTGAAACCACTAAAGGATGACGGTGAGGGGAAATTAGAAGAAAATGAGGGGAAattagaagaagatgaagatgacggTGAGAATACCAAAGGTTCTGTCTTAAATAAAGATGTCAAGAACCAAACTGCAGTGAGTATTGGAAAAAAGAGGAAGAGAACTTCACAAGTCAAGGAAGCAGATCCAGTGAAAGTGGAAAATGGTGTTGTGACTAAAACTAACTCCAATGACTTAATAAAGTCGGTTGGATTTAGACAAAATGGGAGTAGAAGGAAAAACAAGCCTAGGCGAGCTGCTGAAGTTGGTGTAGAGTGCAGATGAACGGTTCTTTTTGCTATTGAGGACTAATTCTATGCTGATTTACATGTGCTTTTCTATTTTGCCTCTTGTTATCTTTTCTAGGTTTTTGAAATTTAGCTAAAATTTTCTGAAGAACTGAATTTTTGTGTGGATTTTTGCGGCAAATTCTAATATTCTTCAATGTGCTGCTGCTGCTAGCAAGTTCCATATGTCATGGAAAACTAAACGATATTTTGCCCATGCACTCTAATCTTTGTCACCTTTGATTTTATATATTTGATATGCTTctttgatttcaaatctctttctTTGGATGTATTAATTGAAGTGCTAGTACTTTAGACACATGACTAGTTACTGCAAATGCCAAAAAGAAACAGCTCCCAGGGACTGACTGAGGTGGCGAATGAAGCTAGCTGAAGACCCATTGTTGCTGTGCTGAATGGAGGGAATATGTTCGTTGGATTTTAGAGTCAGTATGATACTCTCCTTTGCTTTGTTTTGACTGATCGATTTATTCCCATGATGCTTTTTATTATTCGTTTAAAACTGGAAACATTTTTCCATTTACAGCTAACAAAATCCATGCACTTGTCTGGTTTTTGCCTACTGAACATGATGGTGTAACAGCTAGTGAAAAAGTTATGTGATATGTAGATATGGCTTctacttccaaaacatgatgattAAGGATGTAGGCTTGGCTTATACCTCATGTGATAGTGCTGGAACTTGTGGATTTTAAGGTTCTTCTCAGTATATGTACACTCAGAATCGCTATTCTTGGGACAACTGATTCCTTGTTCATCTTACTCTCTTGAAATATAGCTCCTTTGATGTGATGCAAATTTATATCTTACTATTTAGCACTTGTCCTTGTTTCTCAACTCTTCATCGGAGATGACTAAGATGTTAATTCTGTCATTGTGGCGTTGGAATATAGCGGGAATGCTTCATGCTGTAAATTTGAAGATAGGGGGCAGCTTACATGCATGTTGAAGAAGATTTAAATAGTTGGGACTCTTTATGTTGTCTCCTTGTACACCTTTTTATCTTTTTGGGAAGAAATGGTTTCAATGTTTTGCATCAGCAACAGATAGGATGATAATATAATGGGTATCAACTCTCACTACATATTTATCATTATATGCAGCGGGCACATCTTAACTGAAACATTATCATTTTGAGAGAGTGTGATGTTTAATCATCTGAACTGGGTGAGCCTGTCTGCGAATGGTTTATGATTTTTGCTATTATCTTTATCAAGGTTTGTTTTTTAGTAAAAAAGTAGTAGTAGTATAATATTTCAAAAAGACATGAAGTACTATATAGCACCAATTAGCTGTTGAAATAGTAGTTGGTATGTTTCATGAACTAATGTGTCaccaaaacttaaaattttctaACTCCAGTGTCATTATTCATTAGGACgcactccctccgttcacttttactatGGCTTAGGTCCAGACTCCAGAGCCcatactaacaacaacaacatacccagagATAGATATTATCCCACATCGtaggatctggggagggtagtgtgtacgcataccttacccttAAGGATAGAGATGTTGTTTACAATAGATTTTCGGCTCAGGAAAACATaaacaccacattaatgaaaatatagacaagaagggacagtaccaaaaaggcatataaaagcagaataaaaacaacaagatagtaaggtgatcaacaatgaaggAAATaatggttagtcataaaaacctactaccaacagaaagcgagactgcatGCCAATACtattgttatgaacactctagactacctactctagtaccctaattctcgacctctaTACTTTTCTATCAAGGAACATGTCCTCGGTCAGTTGAAGCTgcgtcatgtcttgcctaatcaccctTCCGCACCTCTTTTTTGGCTTACCTCTACCTCTttgtaggccctccaatgtcaacctctcacaccttctcaccggggCGTTTGTGCTCTTcatcctcacatgaccaaacacctaagccgcgcttcccgcatcttgtcctcaataggggacacacccaccttgtcgcgaataacttcatttctgatcctatctaacctggtgtgcccgcacatccatctcaacatcctcctCTCCGCTACCTTCATCTTCGGAACATAAgcaatcttgactggccaacacccGGCCACATACATGAAGGGTTGGTTTATTCATATTACACATCCATCTAGGCAATCACTAGTTACATTCGACGAATATTTGATTGATTGTATGACGTCGTTTGAAATAAGTCTGTCCTGAGCTCCTGACTTTTTGTTATTGTTTATCCGGAGTGTAATAACTCTTCAAGGTTTCTATGTACTAGTACTTGCAGTTGTCACAAAAACGAGTTCATCACTCATATTATCACGCGAAATTACCTagtaaagtcatttttctttcatttgtaaTAGAAAATTCACTTAACTATACCTATAGCattcagaaggtcactcaaccaAATTACTCACAATTTTAATGGTCAAATACTTATTTTACCCTTTAAATTATCAATCattatcttctttcttttatatttttaatattttttcctctttttaatCTATATTATGGACCATCTATCGAAAACATAAATTTAttcataaagtaaaaaagtgcaaaatatttttcaagcatatataatgttggaatagtaaaataaaaaaattaattagaataatttattTGCATAAGTGATTTCGATAGTAATGACAAGAACtcaaaaagaaaattacaaaatttaaaataaaagagaataaaaGCTTTTAAAACTGATATTCCATGCATTTAATatacacaatttaaaatagaGATATCGTTTATAATATATATTACATATGCTtaaaaattatgctcaattattttattattctaatattatatatgcttaaaaaaGTTTTGCACTTTTTTActttataataaaatttaatcATACTATAGGTAATTCTATAGTatagattaaaaagaaaaagaatatatcaCAATATTTAACAAAAAAGACAAATGACGAAATTTAGAGGGTAAAACAAATATTTGAccgtaaaattttgaaaaatttggtaGAGTGACCTTCTGAGTATTATATGCATAGTTTCATGACATTTCTgttataaaagaaagaaaaataattttactagATAATTTAGAATCTTGAAATTTAGTACTCCTTCTGTCTTAAATGATAAGATCTTATTAGAGataaagtttaagaaataaaTGAAAACTTCTAAAAGCTAGTGATTTAGAATAAGACATAAAATTTTGTGACTATAAATACACTAAATAAGggtaaaataagaagaaaaaaatttaatCATTTTTAAATGCAGAagagtgatttttttttaatattctaCTAAAGAAAGTATGACACCTAAATTAAGTCACGAAAAAGTAACACAATATAACTAGGGAATAATTTGTTGGTTCCACCCAAGCTGTTTGAAATGAACGTGTCCCTAAACTAAAATTTGTAGCTCAGGTCACCATATAGGATACTGCATTATATTTccgattgaaattgatttttaGTTTTTACTATAACAAAATTAACGTGAAGTTAGACGTTCTAGACAGGGGCGGCTCAAGCACATACGGGGCCTAAGGCTATAGTTCAATATGAggcctaaatttttaaaagaaagttataagatatgtttttatttgaagtctattcttctaactttttgagatacaaagttgttaataattttttttataatcgatTTTCTCTAATAGTTTATGTTCAATTGACAATATAACCAACTcatttaatctttcttgagaTATTGTTGATCTTAGATAAGATCTTACATAGCAATAGAAGTATAGAACTATTGAAAACTTAAAAATATTGTTTAACACTTGAACTAATGAAATCTTAGAGAAAGAAGATGAGTAATGAAATCTTGGAGAAAGAAAGTGAGTAAGAATATCAAAGAGAAAGATAGAAAATATGTAGGATTTTCTGAAATATGAAGAGAAAAGAAAGATTGACTTAGACAAACTAAGGAAGAGAGAGCAAAAATTTTAATGAaggagtaaaaaataaaaaattgaaacttTGCGAAAATTATTCATTTACCCATTTTTAAGTAAGTCAAATTATTACCTCATTTATATATCTAAAaagttttctttccttttatattaaaaactctatttttttattaaaaatactaaatattattttttaaatacttatgaacttattattttttaaaaatggggCCTAAGGCACAAGCCTTACCCCTCATAACTATGGAGCCGGCCCTGGTTCTAGAATATCTGGCTAATTGCTTTTTCGCTGGCGACTATAATTCAGGATAATTTAGTTTCCAAAAAGCTATTCTTTGTTTAGTGTTTACTACTATGTACTTATATTTACTTCTAATCCAACTAGGCAGTTTTCAAACTATGAATCAAATCtgtgacatattttttttatcaaaattatttatttcacactcaatttcttcatAGTATATATATTACGCACCTCTTTTGTTACATGACATGCTCGTgcttaataaaaaataaaaaaataaagcgGCAATATTTTGTCTAAATCCATATTTTAGTGCCACGTgaataataatattttccttattttacaCTTTTATCAAATGAAAAAAGGTGCCAGATGTTTACCAAGAAATCCTCCCCCCTCCCCCGGGGGTCTCTTCCTCAGTAATTTCATAAAATCCACCAAAGACCATGATgtaaatcttctttaaaattgttcttccaaacttctcttgcttctttttctACCATTAAAACTCACCAACACATctaatctttaaataaataaaaagttttattttttagtattttatgaGAATGACTGAAATAAAATCCCCAACTCAGTTTCCTTCATATACGGGAAGGTTTGAGATTTTATTAGCAATCGAGTTCTTTAATTCAAGGAAACGAAAAAATGATGTTTGGTTATGGTATACTAGAAAACTTATTCAAAGTTGTAACATGAAATCAAAATTATTTAGTATTTGATATTTGCTAGTATTTAATTCATATTTAAATAAGATTTATAGTACAAATTATATAGGAATAGTTGTTTACCAGTAAAaaggtacagttgaatttattaCATAGTTTATAGACAAACGAACTGATTTGATCTGAAAATGATAAATAaacgagattaaaaataagacttagcagttaaaatagaagaaaatgacaaGTTTGGCTCTGAGAGTAATGGCTCCGAGGACAGAGATAAGAACAATATAAAAGAACAAATAAAGTTATCTTATTTAGCTTGAGAATAGAATATAGCATAAGTTTTGCCAAGAATTTTGTGTCTTACAATGACTGTTGAGACTACAATTTATAATTATACTAAGGGAAACAaaatcctaggatcaagccctcTTAAATGACTATAAAGGagccattgatgaagatgtaacggctggccatgaatgcaaatattctctgccATGGCTGCCCATTTAATGCAGGAAATgttcttcattgaatgctatccgATGGTAAACATTCGATCTGCTCACGTTGACCATGCTCCCTTCGGGGTCTATCCGATGCCAATTACAGTTGTTGCTCCCGGTACTGGTTGTTACTTGATTTCCTTTGTACCTGTCTTGGCTCGACGTGTCACGCTATCATTCGATCATTTATTATAAACTAATTTTACCTATATAAATAGACCCCTGCTATTAAGTGGCATATCTTTGTCTCATCGGGATGTTGGTGAAGATTCCTTTCTTGGCGGAAAATATTCTGAAAACCTTCTGAACAATCTCTAACGCTTGAAAGGACGTACGCCTTCTCGAGTTTAATACCCCGAACACGTGTTGCCCCACGATTCGGCAATATTTTTGCCGGTTCTCGAGATAATCATGATCATAATTTTTGCCGTCTATATCTTTATTTATACCCATCATTTTACCTCTTTCACTTTCAAAACATTCATCATCTTCTTAGCACTTAACGTCCTTCTGCTTTTATCATTTTATGACTTTCTTTAAAAAGCTTCACTTCCCTTTTATTATCATGGCTTCTTTTACTGAATCTTTCAAATACTCTAGTCTTCTCTTCGGTGGAGGCCCGAAGAGAAGCAAAAACAAAGAggttgatattgatgatgatcCTCCCATGGTAAGCACCATCATACCCAAACATCTAAGTATCATCAATGACTTCCAGAAGAAGTTTTCCTCCGCGTCTCCACAGACATGGGCCATTAGCAAGTATCCTTCCTCTATTCGCCCTTTcagtattcctgctgtgaaggaggACTGCAACTACCCAGACCTTAACATTATCTCTCCTGACATGATAGAGCTGGTTACCTTCACCAAGGAAGGTTTTACGTATGTCTATAAGTATCCTTTCATCTTGGGTCCATTTTCTTTAAGCGGAGGGCTCGACCCCGTGATCTTAGAGTTATGCCACCGGTACCAGGTCTGCTTGGCACAAGTAGGCCCTTCCGTATGGCAAACTGTGGCTTGTCTATGCCAATTATGTACGGAGACTTGAAAAATCCTAACCCTGGcacatatgatgaatctctaccCCCCCAAAATCTTCTATGGGGGAGTAATAAATTTCAACAAACGCGGTTACCTCTCGTATTTTCCTAACCCTGGCATATATGACTTTGTGGCCTATACTATTTTATTGTCTCAAagcctgtcacctctcgtattttccttcacttgactatagactctgtaatactgtcattttgatctaccgttgttaTCCATGTATCACGTCTTACTCATGATGCTCCATTAATTCTCTTATAATTTCTTGCTATCATTTTTGTCAATCACTTTATTCCTAAAACTTcgacaagacattcttttgcttttagttccccttgctccatccatggGCTCTTCGAATtacctaacattctttctctactagggacgggagccatactaaggtaatatttatcctttcaagGTTTCCAGtacctatctttgtagtactcatatctagctacACTATTTTAGAgtacaccatctgggtgtctcacaaggagatctattagtacatttgcaatatccttcggaaatgttaaTTAACGCAAACTGTCTATCCActattttgggtcactctaaccccagccagatcctGATATTCGTCCCTCTCTTATACTTATTTTGTTAGCCCTCATAGAGCATAAATGAGATGGGGTTCGGTCAATTgcacatacctctgttactattgaaggtaactcaaaatgcttatatctccctccTGAGTTGAAAGTACCGATactctttattaactgggtacctcgtaccttgcttcttttacttgctggaACTTATGTCTACTTTCtaattctctttttcctttttatcgtaaaagtggataggcattcttgccttagggatccttatcaagaagcttacacgtcttagtatacacatgGTCTATTGAATActtcatatttatccatcataagcatgatgcaaaaatcgagtccttctaactcaactcttccataactATATTTCTTACCAACTGTTTTTCTGGGtttaggcatcgtcgtattatgaacaagataaaatttaggaaattgagttcctaCAACTGAGctttaccacacgatctagagtaagaagaaaaagtgacagtcctaaattccctattgcctcctgcttataagtgtggtgcacaagacacccataaacaagactttactagacacaacttgtagattccctaggacagaactgctctgataccacttctgtcacgccCCGAATCTGGGGGGCgagacgggcacccggtgcctcacctatccttgcgtatcaacttgcaactaagggactctgaacatataatgtcatactttgtccatgggacacattgcaagacaattgcaAATGATGACTAAACATTAATATaatgctgggccgacaaggccctCATAGCTACTATAGCTGGAAAACCAACAGAATATACATAAAAgtcctacaagcccaacatacagCACTAActaacaagatatgtctacaagcctctactgatggatatactgtgatcggaatagggccatagtctactcatatatatatatacaagatgtacataaagctctagatcCAACAACTtcgaagggcatggagcttatcaatcaagctgaactcaggcaacacttaatgaggaggtctacccgtctgtctatctgaacctgcatgcatgaaatgcagcacccccagaaaagggacgttagtacaaaataatgtatcgagtatgtagggcaatatactgaaagctgaactgataatataacaaCTGAAAACAACTGGAAGTAaaagataatatgaagatatgcttacccgGTGATACTGACTCAAaactctcaatatagtaagtaaaatagctgtcatgccttataaggctcggtatatatataattgctctacCGTAGTAGACTCGCTCATAGGCTCttgaccatactaggctctgtatcttggccaactaggctcgctcataggcgctcgaccatagtaggctcggtatataacttgcCATCTTATTAGAgtttgcccaataggggcctgcccatcgattatagcttgatggtaatgaaaatactgtaatactgtatatataaactctctgctctcttgactggaagaaggaaatactcaattgaatattgtacttacaagactaggaaaaatatacgtaaattccggaatatgaatttttctttatgcctcgttatcaaacttgtgtaattaccggatcatgcaaaatgaaggaaaagcttagccttaacatacctgaaccgattctatTTTGCGAAAACACGTAACGGAGGATAGAAGTagaaaaaaatccgtatgatatttttgagaaagattgtactgtGCCTTCTTTGAATTAGAATTTCACGTTGCATCTTGTAGTATTTCAGGGAATCTCATGTTGGTCATTATTATTTCTCTCTTAATAATGTTGGAATGTCATTTTACTTAGTCTTAGAAAAATTCCATACCTTACTAATAAGTAGACCAAGTATCTCTACGTGTAAACAAGATGGCCTTTTGCCTTATgactcattttatgcattttgcCACTTTGTCTTAGTCTATGCCATGTGCAATCCCCAAAAGACACTTATTCACTTAATATTATAATTAtcttcataattaatcaattatccacataattaaaaattatctcaaattacctagaatactactcacttttaacacaccttatacactttactatcatggtcatgtagtaccttgtatgatactagtccataagtaccgggtattttagctcgggccgtattttatcccaaaatatcaaactttaatgaaaatttattttcttcgatttgcttaccctctcatcttcacgaatttatttatcacttgtttgaaataacataatgcttataatctccaaataatcttgtccttgaactgaggttaattatcttacgacaatttcacgtataatactacagggtgtaacatcatcgtaatataatactgcagggcataatatcgacgtaatactgcggggcatAACATTTTTGGCCTCGGCATGGTCCTTAATGAACAAATCTACAAGTATTTCAAAAGAGTCTATTAAATTCTCGGGTAagagtgaataccatgtcaatgCCCCCTTCGTAAGagtttctccaaactttttcagcaGAACCTATTTGATCTCATATTGAGCCAAATCGTCCCTTTCACCACTGTTATATAGGTTGTGATGTGCTCCAGATGGTCCAAAGTCACATCGTACTTTGGTATGTCCGACAACTTGAACCACTTCGAAATTAACTCCGGTGCTGCGCTCGGCTTAAACAT is a genomic window containing:
- the LOC107783451 gene encoding uncharacterized protein LOC107783451; amino-acid sequence: MGRGRGKAKKQSVRDDIGSGEEEKIPVRRRGRPLKPLKDDGEGKLEENEGKLEEDEDDGENTKGSVLNKDVKNQTAVSIGKKRKRTSQVKEADPVKVENGVVTKTNSNDLIKSVGFRQNGSRRKNKPRRAAEVGVECR